One part of the Aspergillus luchuensis IFO 4308 DNA, chromosome 5, nearly complete sequence genome encodes these proteins:
- a CDS encoding cell wall mannoprotein 1 family protein (COG:S;~EggNog:ENOG410PRFZ;~InterPro:IPR021054;~PFAM:PF12296;~SECRETED:SignalP(1-18)), producing MNFLYLLTLLFTATVAVATATPAKVLLPTKRDGSSVVSAVNTISTQLVTLNTTVSNYPGGIEGTLSALQIQAETIQLEVDLKTAIKVTRQSANFTDAESQKVAEAFVTLEPQIASTLANIVSKKSDFDDGLLGIASLSFLVKFDLQELSILSKALGSAVEDKLSGTYAELAPLILNEISTAFKKAIAAYS from the coding sequence ATGAACTTCTTGTACCTCCTCACCTTACTTTTCACTGCCACAGTAGCAGTAGCTACAGCAACACCGGCGAAAGTACTCTTACCAACCAAGCGAGATGGCTCCAGCGTCGTCTCCGCCGTCAACACCATCTCTACCCAACTGgtcaccctcaacaccaccgtGAGCAACTACCCGGGCGGCATTGAAGGAACATTATCTGCATTGCAAATCCAAGCGGAAACAATCCAGCTCGAAGTCGATCTGAAGACCGCAATCAAAGTGACCCGACAGTCTGCCAATTTCACCGACGCCGAGTCGCAGAAGGTAGCGGAAGCTTTCGTTACGCTGGAGCCACAGATCGCATCTACGCTGGCCAACATTGTGTCGAAAAAGTCTGATTTTGACGATGGGTTGTTGGGAATCGCGTCGTTGAGTTTCCTGGTCAAGTTTGATCTGCAAGAGTTGAGCATTCTGTCGAAGGCATTGGGGTCAGCGGTAGAGGACAAGCTCTCAGGGACGTACGCAGAGTTGGCACCATTGATCCTTAATGAGATTTCGACAGCGTTCAAGAAGGCGATTGCGGCCTATTCATAG
- a CDS encoding 3-hydroxyacyl-CoA dehydrogenase family protein (COG:I;~EggNog:ENOG410PJW8;~InterPro:IPR006176,IPR022694,IPR006108,IPR036291, IPR008927,IPR013328;~PFAM:PF02737,PF01210,PF00725;~go_function: GO:0003857 - 3-hydroxyacyl-CoA dehydrogenase activity [Evidence IEA];~go_function: GO:0016491 - oxidoreductase activity [Evidence IEA];~go_function: GO:0070403 - NAD+ binding [Evidence IEA];~go_process: GO:0006631 - fatty acid metabolic process [Evidence IEA];~go_process: GO:0055114 - oxidation-reduction process [Evidence IEA]): protein MTPTWQLPKDYRERPVAVLGGGVLGRRIACIWASAGYNVHVRDPSPQQRADCITYVNENVTSYAVHTAASPGPITAFEDLAAAIENAWLVIECVPEVLQLKIDTFAELEKHAPTDCILATNSSSYRSSEMLDKVSVATKTRIMNMHYYMPPQVMVVELMTDGFTEPSILHFMAERSKEVATKPYIARKESTGFIFNRLWAAVKREALTILAEDVSTPSEIDSLWTEMFVKGGTLPCKMMDAVGLDTVAFIEKHYIAERGLNSEKTVDFLQTNYLDHGKLGNKSSKGGLYPPAEER, encoded by the exons ATGACTCCAACCTGGCAATTACCTAAGGACTACCGGGAACGCCCTGTAGCAGTTCTCGGTGGTGGCGTTTTAGGACGTCGTATTG CCTGTATCTGGGCATCAGCAGGTTACAACGTCCACGTCCGTGACCCGAGCCCCCAGCAACGCGCAGACTGCATCACCTACGTAAATGAGAATGTCACCTCATATGCTGTACACACAGCAGCGAGCCCCGGCCCCATCACAGCATTTGAGGATCTGGCGGCGGCAATAGAGAACGCGTGGCTCGTCATAGAGTGCGTTCCTGAGGTACTCCAACTCAAGATCGACACCTTCGCGGAGCTAGAGAAACATGCTCCGACAGACTGCATTCTGGCAACAAACTCATCGTCATATCGCTCCTCAGAAATGCTGGATAAGGTATCAGTCGCAACGAAGACGCGTATCATGAACATGCACTACTACATGCCTCCACAGGTCATGGTTGTGGAACTGATGACGGATGGATTCACAGAGCCATCAATTCTTCATTTTATGGCTGAGCGCTCGAAAGAAGTGGCGACCAAGCCTTACATTGCGAGGAAGGAATCTACTGGGTTTATTTTCAACCGTTTGTGGGCTGCTGTTAAGCGCGAAGCTCTTACCATTCTGGCTGAAGATGTTTCGACGCCGAGCGAGATTGACTCGCTATGGACCGAGATGTTTGTGAAGGGAGGGACGCTGCCATgcaagatgatggatg CTGTTGGACTTGACACCGTGGCTTTCATCGAAAAGCACTATATCGCTGAACGAGGTCTCAATTCTGAGAAGACCGTCGATTTTCTCCAAACGAACTATCTTGACCATGGCAAACTTGGGAATAAATCATCCAAAGGGGGGCTTTATCCGCCCGCGGAAGAGAGATAA
- a CDS encoding putative cytochrome b5 reductase (COG:C;~EggNog:ENOG410PK92;~InterPro:IPR001834,IPR008333,IPR001433,IPR001199, IPR017927,IPR001709,IPR036400,IPR018506,IPR017938, IPR039261;~PFAM:PF00173,PF00175,PF00970;~go_function: GO:0016491 - oxidoreductase activity [Evidence IEA];~go_function: GO:0020037 - heme binding [Evidence IEA];~go_process: GO:0055114 - oxidation-reduction process [Evidence IEA]), giving the protein MKTFSLEEVGSHNSKTDLWVAIHGKVYDVTSYVKDHPGGADLLIDVAGQDATAAYEDVGHSEDANEILESFLIGTLKDAVEYKAPTAVRLIQPTSVSSPEKKDGYDATRTVGLTVGSVASLYLAFKAFRPQLSLHHLAELLPSLPSLSSIRLSSSLPDGGFATGAAATACICAVLGGMVASRLSKLTEIESGFTKYPPRIKRKTIHRPDPHLVPGFLQPKEFKTLPLVEKTLLAPNVYRFVFQLPRKGDVVGLPIGQHVAIKATVNGQSVSRSYTPTSNNLDLGRLELVIKCYPDGLLTGQYLANLNVGDKVLFRGPKGAMRYKRNLCKKIGMIAGGTGITPMFQLIRAICEDDKDTTEISLVYANRTEDDILLRTELEAFASAYPRSLKIWYMLDNPPNDWQYGKGYVTPDVMREKLPEPGPDTRIMLCGPPGMVNAAKKGLTGLGFQTPGAVAKMTDQIFSF; this is encoded by the exons ATGAAGACATTTtctttggaggaggttggctCACACAATAGCAAGACCGATTTGTGGGTTGCTATCCACGGAAAAG TGTACGATGTCACAAGCTACGTAAAGGATCATCCTGGCGGTGCCGATCTCCTGATTGATGTTGCTGGCCAAGATGCGACGGCGGCGTATGAAGACGTGGGCCATTCAGAGGATGCAAATGAGATTCTGGAATCCTTCCTGATCGGGACATTGAAAGATGCGGTGGAATACAAGGCTCCTACAGCTGTTAGACTTATCCAGCCGACATCGGTGTCATCACCTGAAAAGAAGGATGGTTACGATGCTACTCGTACTGTTGGTCTCACTGTTGGCTCGGTTGCCTCGCTTTATCTTGCGTTCAAAGCTTTCAGACCACAGCTCAGCCTTCATCATCTAGCTGAGCTTCTTCCCAGCCTGCCGTCCCTGTCATCAATCAGGTTGTCTTCATCCCTACCTGATGGAGGCTTTGCTACTGGAGCAGCCGCCACAGCCTGTATCTGTGCTGTACTAGGCGGCATGGTGGCTTCTCGCCTTTCGAAGCTCACGGAGATTGAGTCGGGTTTCACGAAATACCCACCTCGCATCAAAAGAAAGACTATACACAGGCCAGACCCTCACCTCGTCCCTGGCTTCCTACAACCGAAAGAATTCAAGACCTTACCACTCGTGGAAAAAACACTGCTCGCCCCCAACGTGTATCGATTTGTCTTTCAGCTTCCTCGGAAGGGGGATGTAGTTGGTCTGCCTATCGGGCAACACGTCGCCATCAAAGCAACCGTCAACGGTCAATCCGTTTCGCGATCATACACCCCGACGTCAAACAATCTTGACTTGGGTAGATTGGAGTTGGTTATCAAGTGTTACCCCGATGGCTTGCTCACAGGCCAGTACCTTGCCAACCTCAATGTTGGTGACAAAGTACTCTTCCGTGGGCCCAAAGGCGCGATGCGATACAAGAGGAATCTCTGCAAAAAGATCGGCATGATAGCTGGCGGCACAGGGATTACACCTATGTTCCAGCTTATTCGCGCAATCTGTGAAGACGACAAGGATACAACCGAGATCTCTCTTGTTTACGCCAACCGTACGGAAGATGATATTCTCCTGCGAACAGAGCTGGAAGCATTTGCATCTGCGTATCCAAGATCGTTGAAAATCTGGTACATGTTGGATAACCCTCCGAATGACTGGCAGTACGGCAAGGGCTACGTGACGCCCGATGTGATGCGTGAAAAGCTCCCTGAGCCTGGCCCGGACACTAGGATCATGCTTTGTGGTCCTCCTGGCATGGTCAATGCTGCCAAGAAAGGATTGACTGGTCTAGGTTTTCAAACCCCAGGAGCGGTGGCGAAAATGACGGATCAAATCTTCTCTTTTTAG
- a CDS encoding cytochrome P450 (COG:Q;~EggNog:ENOG410PFCN;~InterPro:IPR001128,IPR002403,IPR036396;~PFAM:PF00067;~TransMembrane:1 (i342-366o);~go_function: GO:0004497 - monooxygenase activity [Evidence IEA];~go_function: GO:0005506 - iron ion binding [Evidence IEA];~go_function: GO:0016705 - oxidoreductase activity, acting on paired donors, with incorporation or reduction of molecular oxygen [Evidence IEA];~go_function: GO:0020037 - heme binding [Evidence IEA];~go_process: GO:0055114 - oxidation-reduction process [Evidence IEA]) yields MPSQTFYLLGESPSSAKEIQFDSSANVDDLKHLIAAHFAIVEPSGIGFQGDKAVLNELSEVLAAPGPVPLTIDGHAVRDPPCPRELPFVGTFFEVYPDHLGNHQRLFERYGPIVKTNNLGRVTYQTNDPRIAAIAFAESDFFTKKINEAHPLAGLKTPSAGIFLGDTDTEEWRVAHKFLPPALGPKAVRHYAPTMQKTVEDSFKVFDALDKQDEAWNVYQYMLKLGSQAVGKLVLGLDFQHFEAPDAPVHEMVHNIAELLSLNKKVTSMGNWYAGLPFGDPKRLRTLKTSIEDMVAQSMEAASRGGNEDLPLQDAALKADNMVDYAVRATDNKGEKLPKSSLTWALVVATGAGFTTTSSLLSWLIYGLCVYPGMQERLLQELVDHGFDENTEITADFTDELEFLDKYIKETQRRHNPSFQPGRTAKVDLVLPGGYRLPKESVIVPALHHIHNHPDLWDNPARFNPDRWDTEEVKSRHKAAYIPFATGPRMCIGFNFALQEVKVFLPKLVYRYKFSLEDNGPIEYDPMFQLIRPNNLYVRAERRVRWPPKSMPTAA; encoded by the exons ATGCCTTCGCAAACATTCTATCTTCTTGGGGAAAGCCCATCATCTGCAAAGGAAATTCAGTTTGATTCTTCCGCAAATGTTGATGATTTGAAACATTTGATTGCCGCACACTTTGCAATCGTTGAGCCAAGTG GAATTGGCTTCCAAGGGGACAAAGCTGTCTTGAATGAGCTCTCAGAGGTGCTGGCAGCACCTGGTCCTGTGCCCCTCACAATCGACGGACACGCCGTGCGCGACCCTCCCTGTCCCAGGGAATTACCTTTCGTCGGCACCTTTTTCGAAGTTTACCCCGACCATCTCGGAAACCACCAGCGACTCTTTGAGCGATATGGCCCCATTGTGAAAACAAATAACCTAGGTCGTGTGACCTACCAGACCAATGATCCAAGAATAGCAGCGATTGCTTTTGCTGAGTCGGATTTCTTTaccaagaagatcaatgaAGCGCACCCCTTGGCGGGGCTTAAGACCCCCTCTGCTGGCATTTTCCTTGGAGACACTGATACCGAAGAATGGAGAGTCGCTCACAAGTTCTTGCCTCCTGCCTTGGGCCCGAAGGCGGTCCGACACTACGCCCCAACGATGCAGAAGACAGTCGAAGACTCGTTCAAGGTTTTTGACGCGCTTGATAAACAGGACGAGGCTTGGAACGTGTACCAGTACATGCTCAAGCTGGGTTCTCAGGCGGTTGGAAAGCTAGTTCTAGGGCTCGACTTTCAGCATTTTGAAGCACCGGATGCTCCAGTTCATGAGATGGTCCATAACATTGCTGAATTACTTTCTCTCAATAAGAAGGTTACATCCATGGGTAATTGGTATGCTGGGTTGCCTTTTGGCGACCCAAAGCGACTCCGAACTTTGAAAACCAGCATCGAGGACATGGTTGCGCAGTCGATGGAGGCGGCTTCGCGGGGAGGCAACGAGGATTTGCCATTGCAAGATGCTGCTCTGAAAGCAGACAACATGGTCG ACTATGCCGTTCGTGCGACTGATAACAAGGGCGAGAAGCTGCCAAAGTCAAGTCTAACCTGGGCACTAGTTGTTGCCACTGGCGCTGGATTCACTACGACCAGCTCTCTCCTATCCTGGCTCATTTACGGTCTCTGTGTGTACCCAGGCATGCAAGAACGCCTTCTCCAAGAACTAGTAGATCATGGATTTGACGAAAATACCGAAATTACGGCTGATTTCACCGATGAATTGGAGTTCCttgataaatatatcaaAGAAACGCAACGCCGCCACAATCCATCCTTCCAGCCGGGCCGAACAGCAAAGGTTGACCTTGTCTTGCCTGGAGGGTACAGGCTGCCCAAAGAGTCAGTTATAGTGCCCGCACTGCACCATATTCACAACCATCCTGACCTTTGGGATAACCCTGCTCGATTCAACCCCGACCGCTGGGATACCGAGGAGGTAAAGTCCAGGCACAAGGCGGCATATATTCCTTTTGCAACGGGCCCGCGCATGTGTATTGGGTTCAACTTTGCACTTCAAGAGGTCAAGGTCTTCTTGCCCAAATTGGTCTACCGCTATAAGTTCTCCTTGGAGGACAACGGGCCTATCGAGTATGATCCCATGTTTCAGTTGATCAGGCCCAACAATCTGTACGTACGCGCAGAACGGCGGGTGAGATGGCCACCAAAGTCGATGCCAACAGCAGCATAG
- a CDS encoding Zn(II)2Cys6 transcription factor (COG:K;~EggNog:ENOG410PVUX;~InterPro:IPR036864,IPR007219,IPR001138;~PFAM:PF00172,PF04082;~go_function: GO:0000981 - DNA-binding transcription factor activity, RNA polymerase II-specific [Evidence IEA];~go_function: GO:0003677 - DNA binding [Evidence IEA];~go_function: GO:0008270 - zinc ion binding [Evidence IEA];~go_process: GO:0006351 - transcription, DNA-templated [Evidence IEA];~go_process: GO:0006355 - regulation of transcription, DNA-templated [Evidence IEA]) translates to MIPATATASSDDRRHQIDPRQSDDRMPTNQQKSTPRRHQRSTIACETCRLRKVRCSLNITGIPCIGCAQDNTQCIVDQKRQERLRRTRTSRVQQPHTPSNNVLPGVSRATRPQVISSPAPDYPRETIHQYATDPVSRRGTPLLPNDAESEERYGLEIAAAALGQPQRAGRVPFYSGAGTGPTSALEICFSDQSLSRHFLVPSSPAVHLAEEDKKYLESKGVFTMPGSTTCESLLRAYFHHVHPIMPILEPDVILEHHRTGRLPENNVLIFWCIFFVASNFIAPDVYEQEGYGSRKEMKAAMYARANCMYNHGGEMDKIILLQASLLMAFWHSEADEHTQPWYWMGIAISFCQMLGLHRDPDLSTYNSSITDRQRHLWRRLWWTCFSRDRWLSLTLGRPLRINLHDCDTPTPSVNDFLSDVVDLSPQMASYLPENLEELANHWVKYVEISAMLGDVISMHYQARKPRPSLQDVKDMENRISQCRVPEQDNPILSRVAIFSIYHLQLHYHALAGTFYRPFTTMLPEDLDPGEKESWQHRMRLKADAAASHTNTVVEAIAQDGLLEFAGPMTPPLLVPAMQTNLLNCKIGNSLSKRLRFNKLSMCMMVMEELQKTYTVASIYRAIFAKAIQLLFPENTETTLLGFPHSDANDNPTDTSGLEGAGEVAGTAEIGAVNAPGYNDISADDFVDLLMDEASIFNFWDTWTRT, encoded by the exons ATGATTCCTGCCACAGCCACAGCTTCCTCGGATGACCGCAGGCACCAGATAGATCCTCGACAATCAGACGATAGAATGCCCACCAACCAACAGAAATCAACGCCTAGGCGCCACCAGCGATCAACAATTGCTTGTGAGACCTGCAGACTTCGCAAAGTGAGATGCAGTCTCAACATTACCGGTATTCCTTGCATTGGGTGCGCACAGGATAACACACAATGTATCGTGGATCAGAAAAGACAGGAAAG GCTTCGCCGCACTCGGACGTCTAGAGTTCAGCAACCTCATACCCCTTCGAACAACGTCCTGCCGGGTGTGAGCCGCGCAACCCGGCCCCAGGTTATCTCGTCGCCTGCCCCTGACTATCCCCGAGAGACGATACATCAATACGCGACCGATCCTGTATCCAGAAGGGGCACACCTTTGCTGCCCAATGACGCAGAAAGCGAGGAGCGTTATGGACTCGAGATCGCCGCCGCTGCGTTGGGACAGCCTCAAAGAGCCGGAAGAGTGCCTTTCTACTCCG GAGCAGGAACTGGGCCAACATCTGCTCTGGAAATATGCTTTTCCGACCAGTCGCTGTCGAGACATTTCCTCGTGCCGTCGAGCCCGGCTGTTCatttggcggaggaggataagAAGTACCTCGAAAGCAAGGGTGTATTCACAATGCCTGGCTCAACAACATGCGAGAGTCTTTTGCGAGCCTACTTTCATCACGTACATCCGATCATGCCGATCCTTGAGCCAGACGTAATTCTCGAACACCACCGCACCGGCCGATTACCGGAAAACAACGTCTTGATATTTTGGTGCATCTTTTTCGTGGCGTCGAAT TTTATTGCTCCTGATGTATACGAGCAGGAAGGGTACGGATCACGCAAAGAAATGAAGGCGGCGATGTACGCTCGAGCAAAC TGCATGTACAATCACGGAGGAGAAATGGACAAGATCATTCTACTGCAAGCATCGTTGCTGATGGCGTTCTGGCATTCCGAAGCCGACGAACACACACAACCATGGTACTGGATGGGCATCGCCATCAGCTTTTGCCAAATGTTAGGTCTTCATCGAGACCCTGATCTATCCACTTACAATTCCTCGATCACGGATCGCCAGCGACACCTCTGGCGAAGATTATGGTGGACTTGCTTTTCGCGCGATCGGTGGTTGAGTCTGACCTTGGGCAGACCGTTGCGAATCAACCTCCATGACTGCGATACGCCAACGCCGTCTGTCAACGACTTTCTGAGCGATGTTGTAGACCTGTCTCCACAAATGGCATCCTACTTACCAGAGAATCTGGAAGAATTGGCTAATCATTGGGTCAAGTACGTGGAAATCAGCGCTATGCTAGGCGATGTGATTAGCATGCACTACCAGGCAAGGAAGCCTAGGCCGTCTCTACAAGACGTCAAGGACATGGAAAATAGGATATCTCAATGCAGGGTTCCAGAACAAGACAATCCGATCTTATCTCGTGTGGCTATTTTCAGCATCTATCACCTTCAGTTGCACTATCA TGCGCTTGCGGGAACATTCTATCGCCCATTTACCACCATGTTGCCGGAAGACCTCGACCCAggtgaaaaagaaagctggcAGCATCGTATGCGACTGAAGGCCGAcgcagcagcttctcacACAAATACCGTCGTCGAAGCTATTGCTCAAGACGGCCTGCTTGAATTTGCGGGGCCCATGAC GcctcccctcctcgtcccagCAATGCAAACAAACCTCCTCAACTGCAAGATCGGCAATTCTTTATCCAAGCGCCTCCGCTTCAACAAACTTAGCATGtgcatgatggtgatggaagAACTCCAGAAAACATACACCGTTGCGTCCATTTACCGCGCCATCTTCGCAAAGGCCATTCAGCTACTCTTCCCAGAGAACACAGAGACTACTTTGCTAGGATTCCCTCATAGTGACGCAAATGATAATCCAACCGATACCTCGGGGTTGGAAGGGGCTGGTGAAGTTGCAGGGACAGCGGAAATCGGGGCCGTCAATGCGCCTGGCTATAACGATATCTCAGCGGACGATTTTGTTGATCTGCTCATGGACGAAGCTTCGATATTCAATTTTTGGGATACATGGACTCGAACATGA
- a CDS encoding carotenoid oxygenase family protein (COG:Q;~EggNog:ENOG410PWA3;~InterPro:IPR004294;~PFAM:PF03055;~go_function: GO:0016702 - oxidoreductase activity, acting on single donors with incorporation of molecular oxygen, incorporation of two atoms of oxygen [Evidence IEA];~go_process: GO:0055114 - oxidation-reduction process [Evidence IEA]): MAPSQIIPQHFPSLPQFSHFMKPSRFEGETNYLEVIGTIPPEVRGTFYRVMPDPHLPSRVEDDPWFNGDGNVSAFCFESGKVHFKQRYVRTEKFIKECKSGRALLGKYRNKFTDAIEFTVRTTANTNIVFFNGKLLACKEDALPYEMDPATLETIGLYDFNGQLPSLTFTAHPKLDPVTKEFIGFGYEAKGDGTPDICYFSVDPLGNFTDLVWLVSPVVAMIHDFAVTENYVLFPLIPHTCDLERMKAGGEHWQWTPNIPLYIGVLPRRGAKGSDIKWFRAPNAFPGHTSNAFEKDGKIFFDLPMGKKNVFFWWPDSQGNAPSPQEVACHLSRFIIDPSSDNLELQPAEILSSEDVEFPRIDERFLSREHSHAFFCLNDDTAPTIWPTVMAKMGGGHPVYNSIGRLNLRTRQFDKYFPGNKHLVQETVFIPRSSGAAEGEGYLLFLVNNYETMLSELHLVDTDNFTRPLAVILLPLRLRQGLHGNWVDDEDLKLARY; this comes from the exons ATGGCGCCGTCACAGATAATCCCACAACACTTCCCTTCGCTTCCCCAGTTTTCACACTTCATGAAACCGTCCCGTTTCGAGGGTGAGACAAACTACCTTGAAGTGATAGGCACAATCCCACCAGAAGTGCGCGGCACATTCTACCGGGTTATGCCGGACCCGCATCTTCCTTCGCGAGTCGAAGATGACCCA TGGTTCAATGGCGATGGCAACGTCAGTGCATTTTGTTTTGAGTCTGGCAAAGTACATTTCAAGCAGCGCTATGTACGCACCGAAAAGTTCATCAAAGAATGCAAGTCAGGGAGAGCACTGCTAG GAAAATACAGAAACAAATTCACGGACGCAATCGAGTTCACAGTCCGCACCACTGCAAACACAAACATTGTCTTCTTCAACGGCAAGCTCTTGGCCTGCAAGGAAGATGCTTTACCATATGAAATGGACCCAGCTACCCTTGAGACTATTGGCCTCTATGATTTCAACGGCCAGTTGCCCAGTCTAACATTTACTGCCCATCCGAAGCTGGATCCTGTCACCAAAGAATTTATTGGCTTTGGCTATGAGGCCAAGGGTGATGGAACGCCAGATATCTGCTATTTCTCTGTTGACCCCTTGGGAAACTTTACCGACCTTGTCTGGCTTGTTAGCCCGGTAGTGGCTATGATTCATGACTTCGCAGTGACAGAGAATTAT GTCTTGTTTCCTCTTATACCCCACACATGTGATCTCGAGCGAATGAAGGCTGGCGGCGAGCACTGGCAGTGGACACCAAACATTCCTCTCTATATCGGTGTCTTGCCTCGACGTGGAGCAAAGGGCTCTGACATTAAA TGGTTCCGTGCTCCCAATGCGTTCCCGGGCCACACCAGCAACGCGTTTGAGAAAGAcgggaagatcttcttcgaccTTCCTATGGGCAAGAAGAACGTCTTCTTCTGGTGGCCAGATTCGCAGGGCAATGCGCCCAGTCCCCAGGAGGTGGCTTGCCACCTTTCCCGCTTCATAATCGACCCCAGCTCCGATAATCTGGAGCTACAGCCCGCTGAAATTCTATCATCTGAAGATGTAGAGTTTCCGAGAATTGACGAGCGTTTCCTTTCTCGTGAACATAGTCATGCCTTTTTCTGCCTCAACGACGATACTGCACCAACCATTTGGCCAACAGTGATGGCGAAAATGGGCGGCGGCCACCCGGTTTATAATTCGATCGGAAGATTGAATTTGAGGACGAGACAATTCGATAAATATTTCCCCGGAAATAAACACTTGGTACAAGAGACCGTGTTCATCCCAAGGTCAAGTGGTGCCGCAGAGGGCGAAGGATACCTGCTATTTTTGGTAAATAACTACGAGACCATGTTATCAGAATTGCACCTGGTCGATACAGATAATTTTACTAGGCCGCTAGCCGTTATTTTACTCCCGCTGCGTTTACGACAAGGCCTTCATGGAAATTGggtagatgatgaagatttgAAACTAGCTCGATACTGA